The Nocardioides marmorisolisilvae genomic interval GATCGTCACGGCAGCCAATCTAGGTGGCCCGATCCCTTGGGGGCACGCGGATTTCGGACACCGTCCGTCGAAATCCGGACAAGCTTCGTTGCACTCGGGCTGTCAGCTCGCCGGGGCGGCCCGTGGGCCACGCGGGGCCTGCCGGACCGGTGCCCCGAACTGACAGCCCTTCCGCCACAGCGATCAGGGCAGGAACAGTGCGGAGTCGCCGAACTCGTGCCAGAGGTAGCCCTCGGCCACGGCCGCGTCATACGCCCGCTGGGTCAGGTCCGCGCCGGCGACCGACTCGACGAGGAGCAGATGCGAGGCGTGCGGGTCGTGCCAGCCGGTGACCAGGCCGTCCACGACGCGGGCAGGATCGCTCGGGGAGATCACCCGCTCGGTCCAGCCGTGCCGCGCGACCACCGTGCCCGCATCGACGGCGGACTCCAGCGCCCGAGTCACCGTCGTGCCGACCGCGACCACGCGCCCGCCACCGGCGCGGGTGGCGTTCACCAGGCGCGCCGTCGGCTCGGTGACCTCGAACCACTCCGGCTGCGGCGCCTCACCGACCTCCTGGGACGAGACCCCGGTGTGCAGCGTGATCGGCGCGATGCCGATGCCCCGGGACACCAGTGCGCTCACCAGCGCGTCGGTGAAGGGGCGTCCGGCCGAGGGCATCTCGGCGCTTCCGGGGCGGGAATCGAAGACGGATCGGTAGGCCGACAACGGGTAGCGGCGATCGAGGTACCCGTAGGAGATCGGACGGCCGTGCCTGCGCAGCTCCTCGACCAGGTCGCCGTCGACGTGCGCCCGCCAGAGCCGGTTGCCGACGCCGGTCGGCGACGAGTGCTCGCGAGGGTACGGCGCCGCCAGCCGCAGCAGCACCCGGCCCACGAGCACGATGTCGCCGGTCGCGGCGTCGAGAACTGCCCGATCAGCAGCGGGCGCGGACCGCAGCTCGACCACCCAGTCGCCGTCGTCGAGCGGCATCGCCAGGTGGACGACCACCGGGTCGCCGCCGAGCAGACGGCCGTCGAGCTGCCGGGCCTCGGTCGCGGAGTTGTTCACCACCACGAGATCGCCGGCGGCGAGCTGCTCGGGAAGGTCGCGGAAGCGGACGTGACTGATCCCGTCGGGCCGGGCGACCAGCAGCCGCACCTGGTCACGGGCCAGGCCGCGCCACTCGGCGGGCGCCGGTGCGGTGGTCTCCAGCGGAGCGGGGAAGCGGGTGTGAGGGGAGTCGGTGAGCAGCGTCATGACGCCACCGCCGGCGCCAGCTCTGCGGCCCGGTACCGGCCCGACGCCGGTCGTTCGGTCAGCAGCGCGAGCAGGTGCGGCACCACCGTCCCCGGCAGCGGCCGGTCCGAGATGTCCTCGCCGGGGAAGGCCTGCTGGTGCATCGCGGTGCGCATGTCGCCGGGATCCACCGCGTAGGCCGTCACGCCGGTCTCGGCACCGAAGGTGAGGGTGACGTGGTCGAGCGCGGCTTTGCTGGCGCCGTACAGCCCCCAGGTGCCGTAGTGCTCGACGGCCGCGTCGGACGAGACCGACAGCAGGATCCCGTCGCTGTGCAGCAGGTGGGGGAGCAGCAGCCGGCTGAGCTCGAGCGGGGCCTCGACGTTGGTCGCGAAGACATCGGCCAACCCGTACGCCGGCGACTCGGCCAGGGTGCGCATCGGGCCCAGCTCGCTGGCGTTGTGCACCAGCAGGTCGAGACGGCCGAGCTCCTCGACGGCGTCGGCGAGCCGGGCCCTATGGGCGGCTGAGCGGACGTCGCCGGCGATGGCCCGGACCGGCAGGTCAGCGGTGGCCCGGCGCAGCCGGTCGGCATCCCGGCCGTCGGTGATCACCTGCCAGCCGCGGTCGGCGAGCGCAGCGACGAGGGCGAGCCCGAGGCCAGCGGAGCCGCCGGTGACGAGAGCGACCGGCGGTCGGGTGTTCTTGGATTCTGTGGTCATGTATGCCAGTGTTCAAGTTGAAGTGAACTTGAGATCAAGGGCTGACAGCACTTTTCTCTGGAGGCGAACGTGGACACGCACGACCGACTGCCGATGGGCGAGGTCTCCCGGCGCAGCGGCTTCGCCGCGTCGGCGCTGCGCTACTACGAGAGCCAGGGCCTGATCACGGCGGAGCGGTCGCCCGGCGGTCAACGCACGTTCGAGCGCAGCACGCTGCGCCGCCTCGCCTTCATCCGGGCGGCCGGGAACATTGGGCTGAGCATCGAGGAGATCCGCGGCGAGCTTGACCGGCTACCCCAGGGACGGACACCCACCAAGGCCGACTGGCAGCGCATCTCGCGGCATTGGCGGGGGCGGCTGGACGAGCAGATCGCTGCACTGCGTCGGCTGCGGGACGGGCTGGACTCGTGCATCGGCTGCGGCTGCCTGTCGATGAAGCGGTGTGCGATCTCCAACCCCGATGACGTCGCCGCGGGCAGCGAGGACGCCCCCGGCGCGGCGTACCTGCCTCGCATGCTGCGGCGCGACCTGCCGCACCGCCGCTGAGGCCCGTTCAGTCCTCGAGCTTGTAGCCCAGCCCGCGCACGGTGCGCAGCAGACGCGGCTGGCCCGGGTCCTCCTCGAGCTTCGCGCGCAGCCGCTTCACATGCACGTCCAGGGTCTTGGTGTCCCCGACGTAGTCGGCGCCCCAGACCCGGTCGATCAGCTGGCCACGGGTGAGCACCCGGCCGGCGTTGCGCAGCAGAGCCTCGAGGAGCTCGAACTCCTTCAGCGGCAGGGCGATCGGCTCACCACGGACGCTGACCTCGTGCCGCTCGACGTCCATCCGGACGCCTGCCGCGGACAGCACCTGCGGGTCGAGGTCGGGCACCTCGACGCCGCGCCGCAGCACCGCGCGGATCCGGGCGAGCAGCTCGCGAGGGGAGTACGGCTTGGTGACGTAGTCGTCCGCGCCGAGCTCGAGGCCGACCACCTTGTCGACCTCCTCGTCGCGGGCGCTGACCATGATCACCGGAACCTGCGAGACCTGCCGGATCCGCCGACACACCTCGGTGCCGGGCAGCCCGGGCAGCATCACGTCCAGCAGCACGATGTCGGCGCCTCCGCGCTCGAACGCAGCCAGCGCGTCCGGCCCGGTCGCGGCGACGGTGACCTCGAAGCCCTCGCGCTCCAGCAGGAACGAGAGCGCCTCGCGGTAGCTCTCCTCGTCCTCGACCACCAGCACCCGCGTCACGTCCGTGCCTCCCCCTGCTGCGGCGACAGGGCCGGCCGTGTCGCCGGACCTCGGTCGGGGCGGCGCGGCAGGGTCAGCGTGAACGTGGACCCCTCTCCCTCCACCGACCTGACGGTGACCTCACCGCCATGCGACGCCGCCACGTGCTTGACGATCGAGAGCCCCAGCCCGGTGCCACCGGTGGCCCGTGGCCGGGCCCGGTCGACGCGGTAGAAGCGCTCGAAGATCCGGTCCAGCTCGCCGGGCGGGATGCCCATCCCCATGTCGCTCACCGACAGCTCCACCATGTCGTCGCGGACGCGTGCGGTGACCTGCACGGTCGAGCCGTCCTCGGAGTACTTGACCGCGTTGGCCACCAGGTTGCCGAGCGCGAGGCCGATCTGGCCGGCGTGACCGAGCAGCACCAGCCCGGTGGGCGGGTAGGAGAGCACGATGCCGCGGGCATCCGCGTCGGTGTGCAGCTCATCGAAGGTGGTCACGACCAGCTCGTCCAGCGGCACCGCGGCCGGGGAGTCCAGCGGGTCGTCGTCCTGGAGTCGGGAGAGCTCGATGATCTGCTGCACCAGCCGGGTGAGCCGGTCGCTCTCCACGTGCATCCGGCCAGCGAACCGGCGTACCGCCTCGGGGTCGTCGGCGGCGTCGGCGACGGTGTCGGAGAGCAACTTCAGCGCACCGACGGGCGTCTTGAGCTCGTGGCTCACGTTGGCCACGAAGTCGCGTCGTACCGCCTCGACGCGGTGTTCGCGGCTGCGATCCTCGACCAGCGCCAGCACGAACCAGGAGCCCAGCGGCGCCACCCGGACGCTGACATGACGAGGCGGCTTCCCGGCGCTGCGGGGCACCACCAGCTCGGTCTCACGGACCTGGCCGTCGCGGCGTACCTGGGCGACCAGCTCGGCCAGCTCCGGTACGGCGATCCGCTGATCGCGGACCAGCCCGATCGCCACCGCGGGGGCCGAGGCCTTGAGCACGACGTCGTCGTCATCGACCACCAGGGCGCTGCTGCGCAGCACCGAGAGCACCGCGGCCACCCCGTCGGGGAGCGTCGGCGGCGTGACCGGGCCGGTCCGCAGCTCGCGCTCGCTGACCCGCCACGCGAGCACCACCCCTCCGCCGAGCACGACACCGAGCAGGGCGAACAGCAGCTCAGTCACGCTGCTGATCGTACGGTGCAGCCACCGCGGCGTAGGTCACCCGAACCGGCCGGATACGTAGGCCTCGGTGTCGGGGTTGTCCGGCGAGGAGAACACCTTCTCGGTCGGGTTCATCTCGACCAGCCGGCCCGGCCTGCCCGCTCCGGCCAGGTTGAAGAACGCGGTCTCCTGGGAAACCCGCGCGGCCTGCTGCATGTTGTGGGTGACGATCACGATCGTGTAGTCGCGCTTGAGCTCGCCGATCAGCGCCTCGATCGCCGATGTCGAGATCGGGTCGAGGGCCGAGCACGGCTCGTCCATCAGCAGCACCTGGGGGCGTACGGCGATGGCGCGCGCGATGCACAGCCGCTGCTGCTGGCCGCCGGAGAGGTCCTTGCCCGGCTTGTTCAGCCGGTCCTTGACCTCCTCCCACAGGTTCGCCCCACGCAGCGACCGCTCCACCACGTCGTCGGCCTCGCTCCGCGGG includes:
- a CDS encoding S-adenosylmethionine:tRNA ribosyltransferase-isomerase, with amino-acid sequence MTLLTDSPHTRFPAPLETTAPAPAEWRGLARDQVRLLVARPDGISHVRFRDLPEQLAAGDLVVVNNSATEARQLDGRLLGGDPVVVHLAMPLDDGDWVVELRSAPAADRAVLDAATGDIVLVGRVLLRLAAPYPREHSSPTGVGNRLWRAHVDGDLVEELRRHGRPISYGYLDRRYPLSAYRSVFDSRPGSAEMPSAGRPFTDALVSALVSRGIGIAPITLHTGVSSQEVGEAPQPEWFEVTEPTARLVNATRAGGGRVVAVGTTVTRALESAVDAGTVVARHGWTERVISPSDPARVVDGLVTGWHDPHASHLLLVESVAGADLTQRAYDAAVAEGYLWHEFGDSALFLP
- a CDS encoding SDR family NAD(P)-dependent oxidoreductase, encoding MTTESKNTRPPVALVTGGSAGLGLALVAALADRGWQVITDGRDADRLRRATADLPVRAIAGDVRSAAHRARLADAVEELGRLDLLVHNASELGPMRTLAESPAYGLADVFATNVEAPLELSRLLLPHLLHSDGILLSVSSDAAVEHYGTWGLYGASKAALDHVTLTFGAETGVTAYAVDPGDMRTAMHQQAFPGEDISDRPLPGTVVPHLLALLTERPASGRYRAAELAPAVAS
- the soxR gene encoding redox-sensitive transcriptional activator SoxR is translated as MDTHDRLPMGEVSRRSGFAASALRYYESQGLITAERSPGGQRTFERSTLRRLAFIRAAGNIGLSIEEIRGELDRLPQGRTPTKADWQRISRHWRGRLDEQIAALRRLRDGLDSCIGCGCLSMKRCAISNPDDVAAGSEDAPGAAYLPRMLRRDLPHRR
- a CDS encoding response regulator transcription factor — protein: MTRVLVVEDEESYREALSFLLEREGFEVTVAATGPDALAAFERGGADIVLLDVMLPGLPGTEVCRRIRQVSQVPVIMVSARDEEVDKVVGLELGADDYVTKPYSPRELLARIRAVLRRGVEVPDLDPQVLSAAGVRMDVERHEVSVRGEPIALPLKEFELLEALLRNAGRVLTRGQLIDRVWGADYVGDTKTLDVHVKRLRAKLEEDPGQPRLLRTVRGLGYKLED
- a CDS encoding sensor histidine kinase; the encoded protein is MTELLFALLGVVLGGGVVLAWRVSERELRTGPVTPPTLPDGVAAVLSVLRSSALVVDDDDVVLKASAPAVAIGLVRDQRIAVPELAELVAQVRRDGQVRETELVVPRSAGKPPRHVSVRVAPLGSWFVLALVEDRSREHRVEAVRRDFVANVSHELKTPVGALKLLSDTVADAADDPEAVRRFAGRMHVESDRLTRLVQQIIELSRLQDDDPLDSPAAVPLDELVVTTFDELHTDADARGIVLSYPPTGLVLLGHAGQIGLALGNLVANAVKYSEDGSTVQVTARVRDDMVELSVSDMGMGIPPGELDRIFERFYRVDRARPRATGGTGLGLSIVKHVAASHGGEVTVRSVEGEGSTFTLTLPRRPDRGPATRPALSPQQGEART
- the pstB gene encoding phosphate ABC transporter ATP-binding protein PstB translates to MAKSIEVTDLDIYYGDFLAVEGVSMRIPARSVTALIGPSGCGKSSFLRSLNRMHEVVPGARVQGTVAVDGQSLYDAGVDPVEVRRQIGMVFQRPNPFPTMSIYDNVLAGMKLNNRRIPRSEADDVVERSLRGANLWEEVKDRLNKPGKDLSGGQQQRLCIARAIAVRPQVLLMDEPCSALDPISTSAIEALIGELKRDYTIVIVTHNMQQAARVSQETAFFNLAGAGRPGRLVEMNPTEKVFSSPDNPDTEAYVSGRFG